Below is a window of Aerococcus viridans DNA.
ACCCAGCACATCATCGCGCACCCATTCACTATTGGATTCAGCACCAATATCATCTAACACTAGCACTTGTGCTTGCTTGATTTCATTGACTCTTTGGTCAACAGTGTTAGTCCGAATACGTGATTTCAAATCTACTAACAATTCTGGGTAATGTACCAAGGTAGATTTGACCCCATGCTCAGCCAAAGTATTGACTAAAGCAGCCAGAATGTGGGTTTTCCCAACCCCAAATTGCCCGTGTAGATACAAACCCTTATGATAGGCATTTGGTTTACTGGTATAGGCTGAAATAAATTGCAGACTCTTTTGAATCGCTTCAAATCGGTCTTGATAGTCATCTTTCGTCATCTTTTCAAAAGAAGCTGACCGCAGACTTTTAGGCATTGAGACCATTGTCACTCGCTTGTTCAATTCTTCGGCCTCTTGTTGCTGGATAAAGGCTTCAGTTGGATGGTAATCCACATCAATAAAGTTCACGTTCATGATCAAATTTGGCGCATATTGGACGAATTTCTTTTGGCCCAAAGCATCATTACCATTCTCGCGCGCAAACTCATATAATTTTGAAAATGATTTCTTCACAATTTCATCTTCAAAGCTTAATTGATGTTTGCCAAGAAAAGCCTGGACATCTGGATCGCTTTGAACAATGCCTTCAATTTTCGCTTGGCGCTCTTTGAACATGGGGTTGCGGTTGAACTGCTGTTTTAAGGAGTCCCCCACATTTTTCATTTGGTTGTTATCAGCCATACTTACTCACCTTCTTTTGGATTTAATGATTGCAGTAACTGTTGAATTTCTGCTTCTTGGGCACTTAAGGATGCCTTGTTTTCTTGCTTGACTGCCATATCTTGCTTAGGCTTGTCTTGGTCACTTGTCTTTGGCGCCGCCACTGGTTTTTGATATTTATCTTGTCTTGAATCAGGGTCTAACCATTTTGGCTTAACCGACTGCTTCTGCGTCTGATAACGCCCTTTAGCCATACGGTTCTTTTGCCGTTTTTCATAATTTTCAGCACTCTTCTGCTTACGTTGCTTCAAGTATAACATGGCTTCTTCAGGCTCAACCACCTTGTTTTGACGCCAGTCATCAGCAACACTCTCTAGGTATGAGCGCGTCAGCCGGTTCTGTTCCAACTCAATCAAACAGAATTGCACCATTACATTTAAGGTCGCCGGCTGAATCACTTCTAATTGGATTAACTCGGTAATGGCGTTCCCCTCAGACTTAGTCAGATAGCCACCCTTTTGTTCCTTGATTGATTTCGCAAAGGCAATTGGTGGATAAGACCTAGCCAATTTGGACAATGACAACTCTTCTTGCGAAAGCCCTTTGCCTAACCAATGTTGATCAGCTTGATCTGCTTGCTGGCGGTCTTTGGCCTCTGAAACTGTAATCCGGTCTGTTAAACCGCTACTAGTCCCCTGTGTAGATTGCTTTGCTGGCTGAACATTGCTTGTACCTGTTTGATTGCTCGACCGGTCTAAAGCTAGGCGCTGCAACTTGCGTACGTCAATCTTATTGGTCCTTAGATCAGTCGCTGATAAAGCCAATTCTTTCAAGTCCACCTCATCAAAACCATAGAGTTGATGTAAGGATACAAACATCTCTTTCACTTCATCTGTAATGGCTTTTTCAGAGATGAATGACGATTGCAGCAACTCTTTTAAAGTGTTCATATTCAAGGTTGAACTAGTAATTGTAGTTGCCATGGTTTGACTATTTTTAGCTACCAACTTATCCTCAATTTCATCCGAAATGGGATAGTATTGACTTGGTAATCGGTAGACATCTTGGAAAGTAGCGGTCACTTCCGTCCAATCTCCTGATTTCAAGTCTACTGGTACCTTGATTGAAAACTTATCTAGCATCAATTGATAGCGGTCTTGACCCAACCGGTCCATTAAAAGACTAGACATAATTGGGTCAGAGAAAATGTGCTTAGAATCCAAAGGCGCTTGCAATTGATAAATCGTCGTCACATCATCTTGGTTTGTATGACTACTTTTTTCAAAAATTTGTAATAAGCCAATTGCTTCAAGCTGCCGTCTGGCCTTCACGTATTGCTCCTTCCCAGCCACCATTTGTTCCATCAAATCGAAGTGGTGCAAAGGGATTGAGGCAAAGTCAGACAGTTGAATATTGGCATATAAAGTCTGGTAAAAGGCGTAAGCAGTGCCGCCAATAATGGGTTGGTATAGATGAAGTAGGACTTGCTGGTCAATATCTGAAATCCAGTGGGGTTGGGTAATTTGAACAAGCCCTTTTGGATCTAAATTTTGCCATGGGTATGTCACTGGCATTACCCTCCCTTCTATGAAATATTTAGTCTTCTACACGATCTTCGATTGAGTCTTCAGGATTCGCATCGCCTTCACCTTGGTCATTCCGCCCTCTTAACCGTTCGATTTCTCTTAGGAAAACAGTTGGATCCTCAAATTGTCGGTATACGCTGGCATAACGGATATAAGCCACTTCATCAATATCTGGTAAAGCTGCCATCAACAATTCCCCAATTTC
It encodes the following:
- a CDS encoding DnaD domain protein, producing MPVTYPWQNLDPKGLVQITQPHWISDIDQQVLLHLYQPIIGGTAYAFYQTLYANIQLSDFASIPLHHFDLMEQMVAGKEQYVKARRQLEAIGLLQIFEKSSHTNQDDVTTIYQLQAPLDSKHIFSDPIMSSLLMDRLGQDRYQLMLDKFSIKVPVDLKSGDWTEVTATFQDVYRLPSQYYPISDEIEDKLVAKNSQTMATTITSSTLNMNTLKELLQSSFISEKAITDEVKEMFVSLHQLYGFDEVDLKELALSATDLRTNKIDVRKLQRLALDRSSNQTGTSNVQPAKQSTQGTSSGLTDRITVSEAKDRQQADQADQHWLGKGLSQEELSLSKLARSYPPIAFAKSIKEQKGGYLTKSEGNAITELIQLEVIQPATLNVMVQFCLIELEQNRLTRSYLESVADDWRQNKVVEPEEAMLYLKQRKQKSAENYEKRQKNRMAKGRYQTQKQSVKPKWLDPDSRQDKYQKPVAAPKTSDQDKPKQDMAVKQENKASLSAQEAEIQQLLQSLNPKEGE
- the dnaI gene encoding primosomal protein DnaI — protein: MADNNQMKNVGDSLKQQFNRNPMFKERQAKIEGIVQSDPDVQAFLGKHQLSFEDEIVKKSFSKLYEFARENGNDALGQKKFVQYAPNLIMNVNFIDVDYHPTEAFIQQQEAEELNKRVTMVSMPKSLRSASFEKMTKDDYQDRFEAIQKSLQFISAYTSKPNAYHKGLYLHGQFGVGKTHILAALVNTLAEHGVKSTLVHYPELLVDLKSRIRTNTVDQRVNEIKQAQVLVLDDIGAESNSEWVRDDVLGVILQYRMQEQLSTFFTSNFSMAELEEFLTTTREGVDVAKSARIMERIKYLSEEITVGGRDRRNG